One window of the Esox lucius isolate fEsoLuc1 chromosome 8, fEsoLuc1.pri, whole genome shotgun sequence genome contains the following:
- the axdnd1 gene encoding axonemal dynein light chain domain-containing protein 1, producing the protein MSASIKSNPTPPVLPKPEMRRIKSSHSVESLENDKEATTALTELNEQQVPVTGGSKMQAGPQFNDFIPDELLATLTSTICPHMLGPPKLTKTPKDFRVHGMRRIDAIWHHPVRRKKYKYFLDQPTSLTGAGRDISFLCDAMVSQRERTLLPPMTKRGQTNPQAIQKDISLMESLIPEEYHIVKNKGVQGLECYDDTFTVLLEDDERRLKVFPSMRPSGRLEAVQLMKAMDDMLDRAGVNQEYQELTGLSQMQGLLELVRVEQNIYNIVFHELIRQVSVECAERGQLLAKLRQRYAALLDRIPRQLKGLHTETLAQRALDRRLTEEIVCFRSSITQLNTELCKMRENDEIVSKEAEVAQLELAKAMEQSQKNSDMVGEYHDLYEMQRRRLEGQVARLTDERDLWSRVTYNLALKVIKLNNIQLANRLHISEQTWTKTAEHFTVFLMSKDQEDLNRVMELTERWKEQLTSFMQSLRERERQQCVEIQDIKAGIAKWHSLVGARTRSPDVKSEEVSEEQLHADLKQWSNTLTLQCERYGGEDLLTHQETLNILGQLQEAWVEVGLQLFRRHPGPDGDPPKGQEAMRQMGLAVTELHKQLGTRINGESGIHKQLMSLAGFVELWATRMKALIGCTEVLPHCDWLKLEKALSSWISLAEEALRLVQSTQPETERLKHKPHLPIEMNDVFNTLREFILTQDNFFDCEHRRLCEEVNSIHTALTHWMVDLLLQLVPDHSDNQAQAALLGANNFTFKEVSLLEEDAKNLSQKLDNYSKYITSSCQAIVEEEIQRSVAQDDTENQLYELGTLQRECGEWRESCQILLSDMKGRPVELRDTLNLVPCSTTALLPNMELPAVVPAEGLDEEENHGSRMQLFHMGEAEDTDEATESSLTSSVMKLIGHDGNITEQTLGKDTVQLTGTENMVARPHTVNAQRAFDALATVELLQNELLEAEARAHSAEERALKAEEALQAALEKIQDLERQLQGRPSLEHKVSKKSLAAASKPKVTVSTPEPKAVSQKPETSPKQPKPKKR; encoded by the exons ATGTCAGCGTCAATAAAATCAAACCCAACACCTCCTGTCTTACCAAAACCAGAGATGCGGAGGATAAAGTCAAGTCATTCTGTCGAATCACTTGAAAATGACAAAGAAG CCACTACAGCACTCACTGAGCTAAATGAGCAACAGGTACCAGTAACAGGTGGATCGAAGATGCAGGCTGGACCACAGTTCAATGATTTCATCCCAGATGAGCTCCTGGCCACTCTTACCTCTACCATCTGTCCACATATGCTGGGACCCCCAAAACTAACCAAGACCCCCAAAGACTTCAGG GTCCATGGAATGCGACGCATTGACGCAATTTGGCATCACCCAGTGAGACgcaagaaatacaaatattttcttgaCCAACCAACGTCGCTGACTGGAGCGGGAAG GGACATCTCCTTTCTTTGTGATGCAATGGTCTCTCAGAGGGAGAGGACTCTACTGCCCCCCATGACTAAAAGGGGACAAACCAACCCACAGGCCATTCAGAAG GACATCAGCCTTATGGAGAGCCTCATTCCAGAGGAATATCATATTGTGAAAAACAAAGGGGTTCAAGGCCTGGAGTGCTACGATGA CACATTCACAGTATTGCTGGAGGATGACGAAAGGAGGCTGAAAGTCTTTCCATCCAT GAGGCCCAGCGGGCGGTTGGAGGCAGTGCAGCTGATGAAGGCGATGGATGACATGCTGGACAGAGCAGGTGTTAACCAGGAGTACCAGGAGCTGACAGGACTTTCACAG ATGCAAGGCCTGCTGGAGCTGGTGCGCGTGGAGCAGAATATCTACAACATTGTGTTTCATGAGCTGATCAGACAGGTCAGCGTGGAGTGTGCTGAAAGAGGACAGCTCTTGGCTAAGCTCAG ACAGAGGTACGCAGCCCTTCTGGATCGGATCCCCAGGCAGCTGAAGGGCctccacacagagacactggcCCAGAGAGCCCTAGACCGCAGGCTCACAGAGGAGATTGTCTGCTTCAGGAGCTCCATTACCCAGCTCAAcac AGAGCTGTGCAAGATGAGGGAGAATGACGAGATTGTGTCCAAGGAGGCTGAGGTGGCACAGTTGGAGCTGGCCAAGGCTATGGAGCAATCACAGAAAAACTCTGA TATGGTGGGGGAGTACCATGACCTGTATGAGATGCAGAGGAGGAGACTAGAAGGACAGGTGGCCAGGCTGACGGACGAGAGGGACCTGTGGAGCAGAGTCACctacaacctggccctcaaa GTGATAAAGTTGAACAACATTCAGCTGGCTAACAGGCTTCACATCAGCGAGCAGACCTGGACCAAAACTGCAGAACATTTTACAGTCTTCCTGATGTCTAAG GACCAAGAAGACCTGAATCGTGTCATGGAGCTGACCGAGCGTTGGAAGGAGCAGCTGACATCTTTCATGCAGAGTCTGAGAGAAAGGGAGCGCCAGCAGTGTGTGGAGATACAGGACATAAAGGCTGGCATCGCCAAGTGGCACAGCTTGGTTGGAGCCCGCACCAG GAGCCCGGATGTGAAATCTGAAGAAGTCTCAGAAGAACAGCTTCATGCAGATTTGAAACAATGGTCAAAT ACCCTGACCCTCCAGTGTGAGCGCTACGGGGGCGAGGACCTCCTCACCCACCAGGAGACCCTCAACATCCTGGGGCAACTGCAGGAGGCCTGGGTGGAGGTGGGCCTCCAACTGTTCAGGAGACACCCAGGCCCAGACGGGGACCCCCCTAAGGGCCAAGAGGCCATGAGGCAGATGGGCTTGGCTGTGACGGAGCTTCACAAGCAGCTGGGTACACGCATCAACGGCGAGAGCG GAATCCACAAGCAACTGATGAGTCTGGCTGGCTTCGTGGAACTCTGGGCCACCCGAATGAAGGCCCTGATTGGCTGCACCGAGGTGTTGCCCCACTGTGACTGGCTGAAGCTGGAGAAGGCCCTGAGTAGCTGGATCTCATTGGCGGAGGAGGCCCTGAGGCTCGTCCAAAGCACCCAGCCTGAGACAGAAAGGCTCAAGCACAAACCGCATCTTCC GATCGAGATGAACGATGTCTTCAACACCCTCCGGGAGTTCATCTTGACACAAGACAACTTTTTTGACTGCGAGCACCGCAGGCTGTGTGAGGAG GTCAACTCCATCCACACAGCGCTCACACACTGGATGGTAGATCTGCTACTTCAGCTGGTGCCTGACCACTCTGACAACCAGGCGCAAGCCGCTCTCCTTGGGGCCAACAACTTCACTTTCAAGGAGGTATCCCTGCTAGAGGAGGACGCCAAGAACCTTTCCCAGAAACTGGACAACTACTCCAAGTATATCACTAG CTCTTGCCAGGCAATAGTGGAGGAGGAGATTCAGAGAAGCGTGGCTCAGGACGACACAGAGAACCAACTTTATGAGCTTGGCACACTACAG CGGGAGTGCGGGGAGTGGAGGGAGTCCTGTCAGATCCTGCTGTCCGACATGAAGGGCCGTCCTGTGGAGCTGCGTGACACACTGAACCTGGTTCCCTGTTCCACCACGGCGCTCCTTCCCAAT ATGGAGCTACCGGCAGTGGTTCCAGCTGAGGGTTTAGATGAAGAGGAGAACCATGGCAGTCGGATGCAATTATTTCACATG GGGGAGGCAGAGGACACAGACGAGGCCACGGAGAGCTCACTCACCAGCTCTGTCATGAAGCTGATCGGCCATGATGGAAACATCACTGAGCAAACCCTGGGGAAGGATACTGTTCAGCTGACCGGG ACTGAAAACATGGTGGCCCGTCCACACACAGTTAACGCTCAGAGAGCCTTTGATGCTTTGGCCACAGTGGAGCTTCTGCAGAATGAGTTACT TGAGGCGGAGGCCCGGGCCCACAGTGCAGAGGAAAGGGCCCTGAAGGCAGAGGAAGCTCTCCAGGCTGCTCTAGAGAAGATCCAGGACCTGGAGAGACAGCTACAGGGCAGGCCCAGCCTGGAGCACAAAG TGAGCAAGAAGTCTTTGGCTGCTGCTTCCAAGCCAAAGGTCACAGTGTCCACTCCTGAACCAAAAGCAGTAAGTCAGAAGCCTGAAACTAGCCCGAAACAACctaagcctaagaaacgttga
- the LOC106024425 gene encoding sterile alpha motif domain-containing protein 9: MDSAIPMRKWTKEEVHNWLTTQVNINQIYADKLLEEEVSGEYLEDFQKDDLLDLKIKHGPAVKIISMVENLRSGSQPKSVFPTYINKWTKEQVRQWLKQVNANHKAAELLLEEEVSGDCLFFFKKEDLVNLKIKHGASVNIITLLKNLNNQPEPVLHPASSIKVDQGQPPLKQHLCPPQTVSKTSQPNKWELTGTAVPPKIEEPTQHPSALGDNILPSKILSMPSSLTLLQNTLDDLQQKEFKRFKSCLKDSKVKTYKPIAQSHLEDHKCRTDIADLMIKHYGKEDALNVTLEILGRLQENALASRLRSDMGLQTMTRKDAKKDLWIETNQGNKLKNLLTCGGNNLEYYDRFVVVMNKSSIEQLEYLQFLSKLNLFCVLDFDPNSAVEGVCRSYSKSRVANLHAPANFHGDQDVVIKNLNLYKQTSWVFCNGRHDLDNESGRQLEYKDWFREKRREIEQMVSFICNPEVLPNGRALVIFLLLSPVTNRDPVFDTFLAFYSHVEDIVSICESRTTFEKWKDMIKEKCESDITRQSIFELTLSEVNGTIMALGPHNQLSGRLLPSSDCSIVVLQQKDEDRMTALDILSQNQCEKVYDEHSTEFQAFKIKVEEEFYRGGKVIWWNFYFCEKPKAKPFIRREKYDNLKQTIIKSPDSKSTCTLLNLFHHPGCGATTLAMHVMWDLRRDFRCAVLKDHTLPESVVAVQVKHLMRLGSKKCTPVLLLVDDSKEESTQTLQHCIRQAMDEENTSRTVEDSSNSKVLIMSCVRCHNPEDQYKHCPTNKQYITAKLTQNEQDDFEEKLVELKENHEKPENFYSFMIMKSNFDQKYIADVVGNTLKDFDMRTKKAQLLAFLALLNSYDAESDISMSLCEDFLGLKGLRKTFWEQVLVLDKMEPYSNLLRKVNIEERGGYKGIRILHHDIASACLEELDRNYKIKRSGITLDMLHCDLLFKTSAVKDALMQSIHRMLVERQRKKVGLTYFSPLIEIIHSQEGGQTITDIFVKASSRFVKRASIPQALSRYLYLYEQDFPQALQWAEKAKRVTENSYTADTVGQVHKSNLKHNIEKQKAPPRPDDFETNLKIAQNAIKAFQKAQNLAMNNETEDETDENLTKTPCNTSGYIGEMETTLTVFEMIGKLPFFEVTDPVKKMYMQSFLKGTIPITHVPKEENDIHSKYVEVIEEHSTFLLALKPQVKKVFEFFNGYFTYVKGNNTEKEEALNQRKISQHFTRYVSLVCSLPEEISKERASKPELKLNMDIENHRKFLEESNADTFAGILAKLHLGTLEKIGNTAEEMNKITESYTFLHNNSVQIRKEETNFILASIILHTLYPKSKHVKKLEELSDILMKTLQDIGVQSPFPEPYYLAMLLLWPRSNTEDTDIKTYVNSLRKACRKGLPYLFRRSSTITHFYLGPKKGLQRLVTKPKLDECFAGLQRSDLAQLWRSGNIFKEKEIIDRLYRVNGTVEQSELYAKYGQLKIPVRPAYIGAIRSGYSAENVSFFLGFAIDGPLAYNIRYENEPVSPVNC; encoded by the exons ATGGATTCCGCAATTCCTATGAGAAAATGGACAAAGGAGGAAGTTCATAACTGGTTGACGACACAGGTTAACATTAATCAAATATATGCAGACAAGCTGCTTGAAGAGGAAGTGTCTGGTGAATACCTGGAAGATTTCCAAAAGGATGATCTTTTggatctgaaaataaaacatggcccTGCGGTTAAAATTATATCCATGGTAGAGAACCTAAGGAGTGGATCTCAGCCTAAATCAGTGTTTCCCACATACATCAATAAATGGACAAAAGAACAAGTTCGTCAGTGGTTAAAGCAAGTAAATGCAAACCACAAAGCTGCAGAGCTACTTTTGGAAGAAGAAGTATCAGGCGATTGcctatttttctttaaaaaggaGGATCTTGTAAATCTAAAGATAAAACATGGTGCTTCTGTAAATATAATTACCTTGTTGAAAAACCTGAACAATCAACCAGAGCCTGTCTTACATCCTGCTTCCAGTATCAAGGTTGACCAAGGACAACCACCTTTGAAACAACATCTCTGTCCACCTCAGACTGTATCAAAAACAAGTCAGCCAAACAAATGGGAATTAACTGGCACAGCAGTTCCACCTAAAATTGAAGAACCAACACAACATCCATCGGCCCTGGGGGATAACATTTTACCGTCCAAG ATCTTAAGCATGCCGAGTTCACTCACCTTACTCCAGAACACACTTGACGACTTACAGCAGAAAGAGTTCAAAAGATTTAAATCTTGTCTAAAAGACTCAAAAGTGAAGACATATAAACCAATTGCACAAAGTCACTTGGAAGACCACAAGTGCCGTACAGATATTGCAGACTTGATGATAAAGCACTATGGGAAGGAAGATGCATTAAATGTCACACTTGAGATTCTAGGTAGACTCCAAGAAAATGCACTGGCCAGCCGCCTCAGAAGTGATATGG GTCTACAAACAATGACACGAAAGGATGCCAAAAAGGATTTGTGGATAGAGACCAATCAGGGGAATAAATTGAAGAACTTGTTAACTTGTGGAGGAAATAATTTGGAGTATTATGATcgatttgttgttgttatgaACAAGAGTTCTATTGAACAGCTAGAATATCTCCAGTTTTTGAGCAAACTGAATTTGTTCTGTGTACTAGACTTTGATCCTAACTCTGCAGTTGAAGGTGTATGTAGATCATACAGCAAATCAAGAGTGGCAAATCTCCATGCCCCAGCCAATTTCCATGGTGACCAAGATGTTGTAATAAAAAATCTCAACCTGTATAAGCAGACCAGCTGGGTATTCTGCAACGGGCGGCATGACCTTGACAATGAATCTGGAAGACAGCTGGAATACAAAGACTGGTTCAGAGAAAAACGCAGAGAAATAGAGCAGATGGTTTCATTCATTTGCAATCCTGAGGTTCTTCCAAATGGAAGAGCTCTTGTTATATTTCTTCTTCTCTCACCTGTAACTAATAGAGATCCTGTCTTTGATACCTTCCTGGCATTCTACTCACATGTTGAAGATATTGTGAGTATTTGTGAATCTAGGaccacatttgaaaaatggAAAGACATGATAAAGGAGAAATGTGAGTCTGACATTACCAGACAATCAATATTTGAGTTAACGCTGAGTGAAGTCAATGGTACTATAATGGCACTTGGACCACACAATCAGTTATCTGGAAGACTCCTTCCATCTTCTGATTGCAGTATTGTTGTTCTCCAACAAAAGGATGAAGATCGTATGACAGCTCTAGATATTTTGAGTCAGAATCAATGTGAGAAAGTCTATGATGAACATAGCACTGAGTTTCAGGCCTTCAAAATCAAAGTTGAAGAGGAATTCTACAGAGGTGGTAAAGTCATCTGGTGGAACTTTTACTTTTGTGAAAAACCCAAAGCGAAGCCTTTCATTCGAAGGGAAAAATATGACAATCTAAAACAAACTATAATTAAATCTCCAGATTCTAAATCCACATgtactttgctgaatttgtttCACCACCCAGGTTGCGGGGCCACAACATTAGCCATGCATGTGATGTGGGATTTACGCAGAGATTTCAGATGTGCTGTGTTGAAGGACCATACATTACCAGAATCTGTAGTGGCTGTTCAAGTGAAACACCTAATGAGACTTGGGAGCAAGAAATGTACACCAGTTCTACTGTTAGTAGATGACTCAAAGGAAGAGAGCACACAAACTCTCCAACACTGCATCCGACAAGCTATGGATGAAGAAAATACAAGCAGAACAGTGGAAGATTCATCAAACTCAAAAGTCCTTATTATGAGTTGTGTCCGTTGCCATAATCCCGAGGACCAGTACAAACACTGCCCAACAAACAAacagtacatcactgcaaaATTGACACAAAATGAGCAAGATGATTTTGAGGAAAAACTAGTGGAACTTAAAGAAAATCATGAAAAACCTGAAAACTTCTACAGTTTCATGATTATGAAGAGTAACTTTGACCAGAAATACATAGCTGATGTTGTGGGCAACACTCTGAAGGACTTTGACATGAGAACAAAGAAAGCTCAACTCCTTGCATTCTTAGCATTGTTGAATTCATATGATGCTGAATCAGacatctctatgtctctctgtgagGATTTTTTAGGTCTGAAAGGTCTGAGAAAAACTTTCTGGGAACAAGTACTTGTACTTGACAAAATGGAGCCATACTCAAATTTGCTACGAAAAGTGAATATTGAAGAACGTGGAGGATACAAAGGAATTCGAATCCTTCATCATGATATAGCCTCTGCTTGTCTTGAAGAGTTGGACAGAAATTACAAAATTAAGCGGAGTGGAATTACTTTGGACATGCTGCACTGTGATTTATTGTTTAAGACCAGTGCAGTAAAAGATGCCCTCATGCAATCTATTCATCGCATGCTGGTTGAAAGGCAGCGCAAAAAAGTGGGACTGACATATTTCTCTCCATTGATAGAAATAATTCACAGCCAAGAGGGAGGACAAACAATTACAGATATCTTTGTGAAAGCCTCTTCTCGGTTTGTTAAAAGGGCATCTATTCCTCAAGCTCTTTCAAGGTATCTTTACCTCTATGAGCAAGATTTTCCCCAGGCATTGCAATGGGCAGAAAAGGCCAAGAGAGTAACAGAAAACTCCTACACAGCTGATACAGTTGGACAGGTTCACAAAAGTAATCTTAAACataatattgaaaaacaaaaggctCCACCCAGGCCAGACGACTTTGAGACTAACCTCAAAATAGCACAAAATGCCATCAAGGCTTTTCAGAAGGCTCAAAACCTGGCCATGAACAATGAAACAGAAGATGAAACTGATGAAAATCTCACAAAAACACCCTGTAACACCTCTGGTTATATAGGAGAGATGGAAACTACACTGACTGTCTTTGAAATGATAGGCAAACTGCCATTTTTTGAAGTTACTGATCCAGTTAAAAAGATGTACATGCAGAGCTTTCTAAAAGGAACAATACCCATCACACATGTGCCTAAAGAAGAAAATGACATCCACAGTAAATATGTTGAAGTTATTGAAGAACATTCAACATTTCTCCTTGCTTTGAAACCTCAAGTCAAGAAAGTCTTTGAATTTTTCAATGGTTATTTCACATACGTAAAAGGAAACAATACAGAAAAGGAGGAAGCACTGAATCAGAGGAAAATCTCACAGCATTTCACCAGGTACGTATCACTTGTTTGCTCTTTACCAGAGGAAATATCAAAAGAACGAGCAAGCAAACCTGAACTCAAGTTAAACATGGATATTGAAAACCACAGGAAATTTCTTGAGGAAAGTAATGCAGACACTTTCGCAGGGATCCTTGCTAAGTTGCATCTAGGAACTCTTGAAAAAATTGGCAACACGGCAGAGGAGATGAACAAAATCACAGAGTCCTACACATTCTTGCACAATAATTCTGTCCAAATTAGAAAAGAAGAAACCAATTTCATTTTGGCAAGTATAATTCTCCACACACTATATCCAAAATCTAAACACGTAAAGAAGCTTGAGGAGCTCAGCGATATTCTCATGAAAACCTTGCAAGACATCGGGGTTCAAAGTCCGTTCCCAGAACCATACTACCTTGCAATGCTGTTGCTTTGGCCAAGGTCAAATACAGAGGACACCGATATAAAGACGTATGTGAACTCACTTCGAAAAGCATGCCGCAAGGGACTGCCCTATTTGTTCAGGAGGAGCAGCACCATCACTCACTTCTATTTGGGTCCAAAGAAAGGATTACAAAGACTTGTAACTAAACCCAAACTTGATGAGTGTTTTGCCGGCTTACAACGGTCTGACTTAGCCCAACTTTGGCGGAGTGGAAACATATTTAAGGAGAAGGAAATTATTGACCGTCTCTATAGGGTCAATGGAACAGTAGAGCAATCAGAACTATATGCAAAGTATGGCCAACTTAAAATCCCAGTGCGTCCAGCCTATATAGGAGCAATAAGAAGTGGTTACAGTGCAGAAAACGTGTCCTTCTTCTTAGGATTTGCCATAGATGGACCACTTGCATACAATATCAGGTATGAAAATGAACcagtttcaccagtgaactgctga